The nucleotide window CCTCGCTATTATCTCATGAATGTCCACCGTGGTGTTCACACACCCGGTTGTCTTTAAGGGTACGCCCTGTGCGGGTATCCCTACAAGCTTCACATTTAACAGTCCTTCATGCAGGTTCGGATAGCACGCTACACCAACTACCGCTTTCACCTGTCCCCGGTTATACATAAGAATCCGCTTCGCGAACGTGCCACCTGGAGAGATATATAGGCTGATGCCAAGCTCCTTACAAACAGCGCTCAGTTTTGCAATCTCGCATCTCCCACATTCCACACACTTGATGCCCTCCAGCGGGCTGAGTTTTGCCGGACAGTCAGGGCTGCGAATACATTGTGGCAGCAATAATACACGCTCTTCCAGCTTTGTCCTGGCAAATGCCGGATAGTTCACCGCGTTCCCTATCTCCACCGACACGCGGTCCACCAGTGTGGGGTCAACATGGAAGAAAGATAGCAGCCTGCGGAGTGGCTCCTCGAATACTGATAACAAGAAGAGAACGAGATTGGGGAATATTATCCGGTGTGTACGGAATATGAATATACAGAATAGGAGAGCTATCAGAATAAGAATTGCAAAGGCTATTGCTCCTATTACTATTATCCTCCCCAGTGCCTCAATTACCGGA belongs to Methanophagales archaeon and includes:
- a CDS encoding DUF116 domain-containing protein; translated protein: MNINIYPIPIPVIEALGRIIVIGAIAFAILILIALLFCIFIFRTHRIIFPNLVLFLLSVFEEPLRRLLSFFHVDPTLVDRVSVEIGNAVNYPAFARTKLEERVLLLPQCIRSPDCPAKLSPLEGIKCVECGRCEIAKLSAVCKELGISLYISPGGTFAKRILMYNRGQVKAVVGVACYPNLHEGLLNVKLVGIPAQGVPLKTTGCVNTTVDIHEIIARCKMGIGE